A single region of the Ziziphus jujuba cultivar Dongzao chromosome 10, ASM3175591v1 genome encodes:
- the LOC107411634 gene encoding GDSL esterase/lipase At2g30310 isoform X1 gives MYIFLTLRQYKYTTYISLEAVKMFATSFFFILTIISKTCIIIASSTDTSSPKFPAILIFGDSTVDTGNNNYIKTLFKGNYYPYGKDFPGHVPTGRFSNGKLVPDFIASTLKIKDIVPPFLKPNLSDEELLTGVSFASAGSGYDDLTTVASGVIPVSKQIEYFKKYIERIQGIVGEKEAKNIVKRALVLISAGTNDLVINFYDTPTRRLEFDINGYQDFLQKNLKKYIEELYELGCRKISVSGLPPIGCLPIQMTVKFENPLDRKCLEDENLGSQTYNYKLSKLLALLQVLLPGSKLVYADIYDPLIDMIKHPQKYGFVETKRGCCGTGLVEAGPFCNSLTPPCNDASQYVFWDTVHPSEAAYQFLSIYLEKEVLPKLLYNNQSHSLIHSIGKMNAH, from the exons atgtatatatttttaacccTGAGACAGTATAAATACACAACATATATCAGTCTTGAAGCAGTAAAAATGTTTGCCACCTCCTTCTTCTTTATACTGACCATCATTTCCAAGACATGCATTATTATTGCTTCATCAACCGATACGTCTTCACCAAAATTCCCTGCCATTTTGATCTTCGGAGATTCAACAGTGGATACCGGGAATAACAATTACATTAAGACATTGTTTAAGGGTAATTACTACCCTTATGGCAAAGATTTCCCAGGTCATGTTCCTACCGGGAGGTTTTCCAATGGAAAACTTGTACCTGACTTCATTGCCTCTACGCTGAAGATCAAAGACATTGTTCCGCCATTCCTGAAACCAAACCTCTCGGATGAGGAACTCCTAACCGGTGTCAGCTTTGCTTCAGCTGGATCCGGATATGATGATTTGACTACTGTTGCATCCGGAGTCATCCCGGTTTCAAAGCAAATTGAGTATTTCAAGAAATACATAGAAAGAATTCAGGGTATTGTAGgcgaaaaagaagcaaaaaatatAGTTAAAAGAGCTTTGGTTCTAATAAGTGCAGGTACTAATGACTTAGTAATCAATTTCTATGACACACCTACAAGAAGATTAGAGTTCGATATTAATGGGTACCAAGATTTTCTTCAGAAAAATCTGAAAAAGTATATTGAG gAACTTTATGAGCTTGGATGCCGTAAAATATCAGTTTCTGGGCTTCCTCCAATTGGCTGCTTGCCTATTCAAATGACTGTAAAATTTGAGAACCCCTTGGATCGAAAATGTTTAGAGGATGAGAATTTAGGTTCTCAAACTTACAACTACAAGCTTTCAAAGCTGTTAGCTCTTTTACAGGTACTGCTTCCAGGAAGCAAACTTGTATATGCAGATATCTATGACCCATTGATCGATATGATCAAGCATCCACAGAAGTATG GTTTTGTAGAAACAAAAAGAGGATGTTGTGGGACCGGTTTAGTGGAGGCCGGACCCTTTTGTAATTCGCTCACACCACCATGCAACGACGCATCACAATACGTATTCTGGGACACCGTACATCCAAGTGAAGCAGCTTACCAGTTTCTTTCTATATACTTGGAAAAGGAAGTCCTTCCCAAGCTCTTATACAATAACCAATCACACTCGTTGATACATTCAATTGGAAAAATGAATGCTCACTGA
- the LOC107411633 gene encoding exocyst complex component EXO70B1 has protein sequence MAENGEEKWVAVARHIAKTLGRNDTMADDILQIFSNFDGRFSREKLSEKVGEEDPRACAALEQTIKALERQISQYVTADHPIWVDSADSSAFLDAIDELISTIRDWTPMAGDKIVGACLVRAEDLMQQAMFRVEDEFRLLMERGGESLELSRAYGNGGESAGNLSFDSDDEEEEEAVGGVGIGNGEDHDRIPTARPITDYDIVIDALPSGTINDLHEIAKRMVVARFGKECSHVYSSCRREFLEESFSRLRLQKLSNEEVQKMAWQDLEDEIERWIKAANVALRILFPSERRLCDRVFFGFSSAADLSFMEVCRGSTIRLLNFADAVAIGSRSPERLFKILDVFETLRDLMPEFESVFSDQYCLFLRNEAITIWKRLGEAIRGIFMELENLINRDPPKGPVPGGGLHPITRYVMNYLRAACRSRQTLEQIFEENAGPLPSKDYPGGKLDDGGSPSSLFVQMVWIMELLETNLEAKSKVYKDPALCSVFMMNNGRYIVHKVKDSELGSLLGEEWIRKHTAKVRQHQANYQRSSWNKVVGVLKLDNASLGPHVAAKLKEKLKLFNQYFEEVYKTQSTLVIFDDQMREDLRNLVNQLLLPAYRTFIGRLQSFPEIGRSLDKHIKYGPEDIEARINDLFRRSGGSSGGRK, from the coding sequence atggcGGAGAACGGCGAAGAGAAATGGGTGGCCGTTGCGCGCCACATAGCCAAAACGCTGGGTCGTAACGACACCATGGCCGACGATATCTTGCAGATATTCTCCAACTTCGACGGTCGGTTTTCCCGAGAGAAGTTGTCGGAGAAGGTTGGGGAAGAAGATCCCAGAGCCTGCGCTGCACTCGAACAGACTATCAAGGCCCTGGAGCGTCAGATCTCTCAGTACGTCACCGCCGACCACCCGATCTGGGTTGACTCGGCCGATTCGTCCGCCTTCCTTGATGCTATCGACGAGCTCATCTCTACCATCAGGGACTGGACTCCCATGGCCGGGGATAAGATTGTGGGCGCGTGCCTCGTACGCGCCGAGGACTTGATGCAGCAGGCAATGTTCCGAGTTGAGGACGAGTTCAGGTTGCTGATGGAACGGGGTGGCGAGTCGCTCGAGTTGAGTCGGGCGTACGGCAACGGCGGCGAGTCGGCGGGAAATTTGTCCTTCGATTCGGATGACGAAGAGGAGGAAGAAGCGGTGGGAGGTGTTGGAATCGGGAACGGTGAGGACCACGACCGGATCCCAACTGCGCGTCCGATCACCGACTACGACATCGTGATCGATGCGCTTCCGTCTGGAACCATCAACGATCTTCACGAGATAGCGAAGCGAATGGTGGTCGCGAGGTTCGGGAAAGAGTGCTCTCACGTGTACAGCAGTTGCAGGAGGGAGTTCCTAGAAGAGAGCTTCTCGAGGTTGAGGTTGCAGAAGCTGAGCAACGAAGAGGTTCAGAAAATGGCTTGGCAAGACCTCGAGGACGAAATCGAACGATGGATTAAAGCCGCGAACGTCGCGCTTCGTATTCTGTTTCCCAGCGAACGGCGTCTCTGCGACCGTGTCTTCTTCGGCTTCTCGTCGGCCGCCGATCTCTCATTCATGGAGGTCTGCCGCGGATCAACGATTCGGTTACTGAACTTCGCAGACGCAGTCGCGATAGGCTCGCGGTCGCCGGAGCGCCTGTTTAAAATCCTAGATGTGTTCGAGACTTTGAGGGATTTGATGCCCGAGTTCGAGTCGGTTTTCTCGGACCAGTACTGTTTGTTTCTCAGGAACGAAGCGATCACGATATGGAAAAGGTTGGGAGAAGCGATTAGAGGCATTTTCATGGAATTGGAGAATCTGATCAATCGGGACCCGCCTAAAGGTCCCGTTCCTGGAGGCGGGCTTCATCCAATCACTCGTTACGTGATGAATTATCTCCGTGCGGCTTGTCGATCGCGTCAGACACTCGAGCAAATCTTTGAGGAAAATGCTGGTCCGCTTCCTTCTAAAGATTACCCAGGTGGGAAGCTCGATGATGGAGGCTCGCCTTCGTCGTTGTTTGTTCAGATGGTTTGGATTATGGAGCTTCTGGAGACTAATCTAGAAGCCAAGTCCAAGGTTTACAAAGACCCTGCTCTGTGCTCGGTTTTTATGATGAACAACGGAAGGTACATTGTTCATAAAGTGAAAGATAGTGAATTGGGATCGCTTTTAGGCGAGGAATGGATCCGGAAACACACTGCAAAAGTCCGGCAACACCAGGCAAATTACCAGCGAAGCTCATGGAATAAGGTTGTTGGAGTGTTGAAGCTAGACAATGCTTCATTGGGTCCTCATGTCGCTGCGAAATTGAAAGAGAAGCTTAAGTTGTTTAACCAGTACTTTGAAGAGGTCTATAAAACCCAATCTACATTGGTAATTTTCGATGATCAGATGAGAGAGGATTTGAGGAATTTGGTGAACCAACTTTTGTTGCCGGCATATCGAACATTTATAGGAAGGTTACAGAGCTTTCCAGAAATAGGGAGGAGTTTAGACAAGCACATTAAGTATGGCCCTGAGGATATTGAGGCTCGGATCAATGACTTATTTAGACGAAGTGGAGGATcatccggtggccggaaatga
- the LOC107411626 gene encoding GDSL esterase/lipase At2g30310 — protein sequence MVATTFLILTIISKTCIIALSTNISSPKLFPAILIFGDSTVDTGNNNYLINAFFKGNHYPYGKDFPGHVPTGRFSNGKLVPDFIASMLNIKDIVPPFLKPNLSDEELLTGVSFASAGAGYDDLTTVASGAISFSKQVDDYFKKYIERIQGIVGEKEAKKIVKRALVLVSAGTNDFGFNFYNTPTRRLEFDINGYQDFLQKNLKKYIEELYDLGCRKIVVSGLPPIGCLPIQMTVKFENPSDRKCLEDENFDAQTYNYKLSKLLARLQALLPGSKLVYADIYGPLIDMINHSQKYGFVETNRGCCGTGLLEAGLFCNSLTPPCNDVSKYLFWDIAHPSEAAYQFLSVHFEKEVLPKLLQ from the exons ATGGTTGCCACCACCTTCCTTATACTGACCATCATTTCCAAGACATGCATTATTGCTTTATCAACCAATATATCTTCACCAAAATTATTCCCTGCCATTTTGATCTTCGGAGATTCAACGGTGGATACTGGGAATAACAATTACCTAATTAACGCATTTTTTAAGGGTAATCATTACCCTTATGGCAAAGATTTCCCCGGTCATGTTCCTACAGGAAGGTTTTCTAATGGAAAACTTGTACCTGACTTCATTGCCTCTATGCTAAATATCAAAGACATTGTTCCGCCATTCCTGAAACCAAACCTCTCGGATGAGGAACTCCTAACCGGTGTCAGCTTTGCTTCAGCAGGAGCCGGATATGATGATTTGACTACTGTTGCATCCGGAGCCATCTCATTTTCTAAGCAAGTTGATGACTATTTCAAGAAATACATAGAAAGAATTCAGGGTATAGTAGGAGAGAAAGAAGCAAAAAAGATAGTTAAACGAGCTTTGGTTCTAGTAAGTGCAGGAACCAATGACTTTGGCTTCAATTTCTATAACACACCCACAAGAAGGTTAGAGTTTGATATTAATGGGTACCAAGATTTTCTGCAGAAAAATCTGAAGAAGTACATTGAG gAACTTTATGATCTTGGCTGTCGTAAAATAGTAGTTTCTGGGCTTCCTCCTATCGGCTGCTTGCCTATTCAAATGACTGTAAAATTTGAGAACCCCTCGGATCGAAAATGTTTAGAGGATGAGAATTTTGATGCTCAAACTTACAACTACAAGCTTTCAAAGCTGTTAGCTCGTTTACAGGCATTGCTTCCTGGAAGCAAACTTGTGTATGCAGATATCTATGGCCCATTGATCGATATGATCAATCATTCACAGAAGTATG GTTTCGTGGAAACAAATAGAGGGTGTTGTGGGACCGGTTTACTGGAAGCGGGACTATTTTGTAATTCGCTTACGCCGCCATGTAACGACGTGTCAAAATACTTGTTCTGGGACATCGCACATCCAAGTGAAGCAGCTTATCAGTTTCTTTCTGTACATTTCGAAAAGGAAGTCCTTCCCAAGCTCTTACAATAA
- the LOC107411625 gene encoding PRA1 family protein B1 encodes MSSQPTLPISNPQPTTTTTTQTQQSSFPSIPVRAIFTRLSGYARSAFSNRRPWTELIDRTAFSRPDSLSDAASRVRKNAAYFRVNYLTLLALVLALFLLSHPFSLLTLIALLAAWLFLYALRPSDQPLVIFGRTYSDPQILVGLGLITLIVILVTSVASLLITAVLVGVAIVCAHGAFRDPEDLFLDEQESTGFLSVLGGSGSSGPASVVGQTMMHRI; translated from the coding sequence ATGTCCTCCCAACCAACACTCCCAATCTCAAATCCCCAGcctaccaccaccaccaccacccaaACCCAACAGTCCTCCTTCCCATCCATACCCGTCCGTGCCATCTTCACGCGCCTCTCCGGGTACGCCCGCAGCGCCTTCTCCAACCGCCGGCCCTGGACCGAGCTCATCGATCGGACCGCTTTCTCCAGACCGGACTCTCTTTCCGATGCCGCCTCGCGCGTGCGAAAGAATGCGGCCTACTTCAGGGTCAACTATCTAACCCTACTCGCACTGGTACTCGCTCTCTTCCTCCTATCCCACCCCTTCTCTCTCCTCACCCTCATCGCTTTGCTCGCGGCTTGGCTCTTTCTCTACGCTCTCCGACCGTCAGATCAGCCTCTCGTGATCTTCGGCCGTACATACTCCGATCCCCAAATTCTAGTGGGCTTGGGTTTGATCACGCTGATCGTGATCTTGGTGACGAGCGTGGCGTCGTTGCTTATAACGGCGGTTTTGGTGGGAGTAGCGATCGTATGCGCTCATGGCGCATTTAGGGATCCTGAGGACCTCTTCCTCGACGAACAGGAATCAACCGGGTTCCTCTCCGTGCTTGGTGGGTCCGGTTCTTCTGGACCAGCTTCGGTGGTGGGTCAGACCATGATGCACCGCATTTGA
- the LOC107411634 gene encoding GDSL esterase/lipase At2g30310 isoform X2, with translation MYIFLTLRQYKYTTYISLEAVKMFATSFFFILTIISKTCIIIASSTDTSSPKFPAILIFGDSTVDTGNNNYIKTLFKGNYYPYGKDFPGHVPTGRFSNGKLVPDFIASTLKIKDIVPPFLKPNLSDEELLTGVSFASAGSGYDDLTTVASGVIPVSKQIEYFKKYIERIQGIVGEKEAKNIVKRALVLISAGTNDLVINFYDTPTRRLEFDINGYQDFLQKNLKKYIEVLLPGSKLVYADIYDPLIDMIKHPQKYGFVETKRGCCGTGLVEAGPFCNSLTPPCNDASQYVFWDTVHPSEAAYQFLSIYLEKEVLPKLLYNNQSHSLIHSIGKMNAH, from the exons atgtatatatttttaacccTGAGACAGTATAAATACACAACATATATCAGTCTTGAAGCAGTAAAAATGTTTGCCACCTCCTTCTTCTTTATACTGACCATCATTTCCAAGACATGCATTATTATTGCTTCATCAACCGATACGTCTTCACCAAAATTCCCTGCCATTTTGATCTTCGGAGATTCAACAGTGGATACCGGGAATAACAATTACATTAAGACATTGTTTAAGGGTAATTACTACCCTTATGGCAAAGATTTCCCAGGTCATGTTCCTACCGGGAGGTTTTCCAATGGAAAACTTGTACCTGACTTCATTGCCTCTACGCTGAAGATCAAAGACATTGTTCCGCCATTCCTGAAACCAAACCTCTCGGATGAGGAACTCCTAACCGGTGTCAGCTTTGCTTCAGCTGGATCCGGATATGATGATTTGACTACTGTTGCATCCGGAGTCATCCCGGTTTCAAAGCAAATTGAGTATTTCAAGAAATACATAGAAAGAATTCAGGGTATTGTAGgcgaaaaagaagcaaaaaatatAGTTAAAAGAGCTTTGGTTCTAATAAGTGCAGGTACTAATGACTTAGTAATCAATTTCTATGACACACCTACAAGAAGATTAGAGTTCGATATTAATGGGTACCAAGATTTTCTTCAGAAAAATCTGAAAAAGTATATTGAG GTACTGCTTCCAGGAAGCAAACTTGTATATGCAGATATCTATGACCCATTGATCGATATGATCAAGCATCCACAGAAGTATG GTTTTGTAGAAACAAAAAGAGGATGTTGTGGGACCGGTTTAGTGGAGGCCGGACCCTTTTGTAATTCGCTCACACCACCATGCAACGACGCATCACAATACGTATTCTGGGACACCGTACATCCAAGTGAAGCAGCTTACCAGTTTCTTTCTATATACTTGGAAAAGGAAGTCCTTCCCAAGCTCTTATACAATAACCAATCACACTCGTTGATACATTCAATTGGAAAAATGAATGCTCACTGA